In Treponema sp. J25, a single window of DNA contains:
- the thrS gene encoding threonine--tRNA ligase, with amino-acid sequence MSSSSVSSGQAPAQDHQKQDKLSTIRHSVSHILAAAVTRLYPGTKVAIGPAIENGFYYDFQLPRPITTEDLPAIEEEMKRLIENRHDFVRVVVSREEALRRFADEPFKVELINELPADAEISIYEQRDVSGALIWADLCRGPHVANTREINSAAFKLMNIAGAYWRGDEKRPMLTRIYGTAWENPKDLKAYLSFLEEVEKRDHRRLGKELDLFSIHEEAGAGLIYWHPNGGRMRVALENFWRTEHYRNGYEILYTPHVGKSWLWETSGHLGFYRENMYAPMQLDEQDYYVKPMNCPFHIMIYKTRQHSYRDLPLRWAELGTVYRYERSGVLHGLLRVRGFTQDDAHIICTPDQIEGEIREVLRFSLSIWKTFGFKDIKAYLATRPAASVGEESRWQAALESLRKAIEAEGMPYEIDEGGGAFYGPKIDLKIKDALGREWQMTTIQFDFNLPERFDMTFIDADGQHKRPYMVHRALLGSLERFFGVMIEHFGGAFPVWIAPEQVAVIPVAEAFNDYARSVISRLKALDIRVSGELSDERMNAKIRSCQGRKIPYMLVVGQKEADEGTVSIRLRDGRQLPAMKVEDFISYLQDRIHTRSLEL; translated from the coding sequence ATGTCTTCCAGTTCCGTATCGTCGGGGCAGGCCCCCGCGCAAGATCATCAAAAGCAGGATAAACTTTCCACCATTCGCCATTCCGTAAGTCATATCCTCGCTGCAGCGGTTACCCGTTTGTATCCGGGCACAAAGGTTGCTATCGGTCCCGCCATTGAAAACGGGTTTTATTACGATTTTCAGCTTCCCCGGCCTATTACGACGGAGGACCTTCCTGCCATTGAGGAAGAGATGAAGCGGCTTATCGAAAACCGCCATGACTTTGTACGGGTGGTGGTAAGCCGAGAAGAGGCCCTGCGACGATTTGCCGATGAACCCTTTAAGGTGGAGCTTATCAACGAACTTCCGGCGGATGCGGAAATCAGTATCTATGAACAGCGGGATGTTTCGGGGGCCCTTATCTGGGCGGACCTGTGTCGGGGTCCCCATGTGGCAAATACCCGGGAAATTAACTCCGCCGCCTTTAAACTCATGAATATCGCCGGGGCCTACTGGCGGGGCGATGAAAAACGGCCCATGCTTACCCGGATTTATGGAACCGCCTGGGAAAACCCGAAGGACCTCAAGGCCTATCTTAGCTTCCTGGAAGAAGTGGAAAAGCGAGACCATCGCCGGCTCGGGAAAGAACTGGACCTCTTTTCCATCCATGAAGAAGCCGGGGCGGGGCTTATCTACTGGCACCCCAATGGGGGCCGTATGCGGGTGGCCCTGGAAAACTTCTGGCGGACCGAACATTACCGGAATGGCTACGAGATTCTGTATACGCCCCACGTGGGTAAGTCCTGGCTGTGGGAAACCTCGGGGCACCTGGGCTTTTATAGAGAAAACATGTATGCCCCCATGCAGCTTGATGAGCAGGATTACTATGTAAAGCCCATGAACTGTCCCTTCCACATCATGATTTACAAGACCCGCCAGCATAGTTATCGGGACTTACCCCTTCGGTGGGCCGAACTGGGGACGGTCTATCGTTATGAACGGTCCGGGGTGCTCCATGGGCTTTTGCGGGTCCGGGGCTTTACCCAGGACGATGCCCACATCATCTGTACCCCTGACCAGATTGAAGGAGAAATCCGGGAGGTCCTGCGGTTTAGCCTTTCCATATGGAAGACCTTTGGCTTTAAAGATATTAAGGCCTACCTCGCTACCCGACCGGCCGCCTCGGTGGGAGAAGAATCCCGCTGGCAGGCCGCCCTGGAATCACTGCGAAAGGCCATCGAGGCGGAAGGGATGCCCTATGAGATTGATGAAGGGGGTGGGGCTTTCTATGGGCCTAAAATCGACTTGAAGATAAAGGACGCCCTGGGGCGAGAGTGGCAGATGACCACCATCCAGTTCGACTTTAATCTGCCCGAACGATTTGACATGACCTTTATCGATGCGGATGGGCAGCATAAGCGGCCCTACATGGTACATCGGGCCCTGTTGGGTTCTCTGGAACGTTTCTTTGGGGTGATGATTGAACACTTTGGGGGAGCCTTCCCGGTGTGGATTGCCCCCGAACAGGTGGCGGTCATTCCCGTGGCAGAGGCCTTTAATGACTATGCCCGTTCGGTTATTTCCCGTCTTAAGGCGCTGGATATCCGGGTGAGTGGGGAACTCTCGGATGAACGGATGAACGCCAAAATTCGTTCCTGCCAGGGCCGTAAAATACCCTATATGCTCGTGGTGGGCCAGAAAGAGGCGGATGAAGGAACCGTCTCTATTCGCCTGCGGGATGGTCGCCAACTGCCAGCCATGAAGGTGGAAGATTTTATCAGCTATCTCCAGGACAGGATACACACCCGTTCCCTGGAACTGTAG